The Candidatus Aminicenantes bacterium genome includes the window AAGCTCAACGCCGGACGGCCCTATTGGGTCCATCCCGTTCTGATGGACGACCGGAAATACTTCAATCCCAAGAAAAACAAGGCTTTCGGCTACTGCGACGTGATCATGCTCCTGGCCTTCAAGGGCGGCCAGGCGGTCGGGCGCGTCATGGGCATCATCAACCACCGCTTCAACGAGCACCGCGGGTCCAAGATCGCCCGCTTCGGCTACATCGAATCGATCGAGGATCGCGAGGTCGTCCGGGCCTTGATCACGAAGGTCGAGAACTGGGCCAAGGCCAAGGGCATGACCCGGATCATCGGTCCCTACGGCTTCTCCGACCAGGACCCGGAGGGCTTCATCATCGAAGGCTTCGAGAACCGGGCCACCATCGCCACTTATTACAATACCGAATGGATGCCCGGCTACGTCGAAGCGCTCGGCTACGCCAAGGACGCCGATTATTTCGTCTACAAGGTCGATGTGCCGAAGGAAATGCCCGAGCTGTACAAGAAGATCTACGAGCGAACCATGCGCCGGGGCAACTTCCGGATTCTCGAGTTCCGCAAGCGCAAGGAGCTCAAGCCCTGGATCGTGCCCATCTTCTCCCTGATGAACGAATGCTACATGGCCTCCAACATCTACGGCTACGCGCCCTTGAGTGAGAAGGAGATGGAGGATCTGGCGGCGCGCTACCTGCCCGTGGTCGATCCCCGCTTCGTCAAGGTCGTCCTCAAGGACGACGAGCCGGCGGCCTTCATCATCGCCATGCCGGACATGACGGCGGGCATTCAGAAGTGCCGGGGCCGCCTGTTCCCCTTCGGGTTCATCCATGTCCTGCGCGCGGCCAAGCGGACCAAGCAGCTCGACCTCATGCTGGGGGCGATCAAGGAAAAATACCGCGGCTTCGGGCTGGACGCGCTGATGGGTTTCAAGACCCTCGAGGCGGCCTGGGAGGCCGGCTACGAGTTCATGGACACCCACCACGAGCTCGAGGTCAACGTCCGGGTCCGGGCCGAAATGGAGCGGATGGGCGGGAAGCAGTACAAGAAGTTCCGGGTTTACACCAAAAACCTCTAAAGGGCTCTTCCATTCTGTGCGGCCTGCGTCACGGCATTTGGCCCGGCGGCGCGGGTTTTTCACGCCTTCCTTGCGCCTACTCTCCTCGGCGCCTGCGGAACTCCGCACGATTGATTATCCGGACTTGAAAGACCGCCCACTCTGTCTCTTCTGCGTTCGATCGTCACGTGCTCAAACAGCCCTCGGCGCCCGTTGGGTTCCCTCGGAGAGGTGCGCAGGAAGGCTAAACCCGCGCGGTTTCGCCGTTGGCCAAACACCGTGCCGCCTGACCATCCCGCACAGAATGGAAGAGAAAGACGAAGATAAGTTTAAGCGCTTTTTGGAAACGATAAAATAGCTTTCAAACGGATAAGGCTACCTTGAGGGGGTGGCAGGAGCCCGGCCATCGGCCGGGCGACGTTGGAGGGGGAACCCGCTAAAGGTTCCACCTCCAAGGGAGTCCACCACCCCACACAGAATGGAAGAGAAAGAATAAAACAAGCTTAAGGACATTTCGGAAACGATAAAATCGTTTTCAAACGGCAGAGGCTACCATGAGGGGGTGGCAGGACGACGGCCTCTGGCCGGAGGACGTTGGAGGGGGAACCCATTGAAGGTTCCCCATCCAAAGGGATCAGGGGGAACCCGCCAATGGTTCCCCCTCCAAGGGAGCCCCGGCGGGAAAGCGGACGATAAACTCGGCCCCCGCACCGCTCTCGATTGCCAGCGCCCCACCGAGCTGGCCGGCCAGTTTGCGGACCAGCCGCAAACCGAGCGATCCGCCCGCCTCCGCGTCGACACCCGGCGGCAGTCCGACCCCGTCGTCGGCGACCGTCAGAATGTATTCGCCGCGGTCCTCCCGCAGGCCGATGCGGATCGTTCCCGGACGGCCTTCCGGAAAGGCGTGCTTGAGCGAATTAGAGACAAGCTCATTGATGATCAGGCCGCAGGGAAAGGCGATGTCCGGCGACATCGGGACGTCCGCGACGTCGAGCTCAAGGCCGATGTTGCCCGCCCGGAGGGCGTATGCCGCCATCAGGTCGCGGGCCAATCGTCGGATATAATCAGCGGCTCCGATCGCGGCCGCGCTTTCCGATCGGTACAGGTTTTCATGAATCAGGGCCATGGCCCGGATCCGGTCCATGCTTTCCCGGAACAGCGCCAGCGACTCGGGGTCTTTCACCTTCCGGGCCTGCATCGAGAGCAGGCTGGAGACGATCTGGAGGTTGTTCTTGACCCGGTGATGGATCTCCCGAAGAAGAACGTTCTTCTCCTCGAGCGCCGTCCGAATCTGGGCGGTGCGGTCGCGGACCTGCCGCTCCAGGTTTCGGGCCGTCCTCTTCTCGGTGACTAGCTGAAACGCCGCGTAGCCGAGCAGGAGAAAGACGGCGCCCACCAGGAGGTAGAACCACCAGTGCCGGGCCAGGGGGGCGGCGATGTCGATTTCGGGCGAAGCAATGGGATCGCTCCACCCGCCCAGGGCGTTTTCGGCCCGCAGACGGAAAACGTAATGTCCGGGCGGCAAATTGGTATACCGGATCAGCCCCTCGCCGGCCGGCCGGGGGTCGCTCCAGCGGGCGTCGAACCCGTCCAGCAGGTAGCGGTAGCGGACCGCGTTCTCGTCCACGAAGGTGATGGCCTGGAACTCGAATTCCAAGTTGTTCCGGCGCGGCGACAGCCGCAGCGGCCGATCAGCGGGCAACCAGACGCCCCCGGCTTTGATTCCATGGATGCTGACGAGGGGAGGCGGAATCCGGCCGGCGGGAAAGTCGAACTCAGCGTGATAGCGAGAGACGCCCGTATTAGTTCCGATCCAAACGCGGCCGGAGCCGTCCACAAGTCCGGCCGACCGATTGACCTCGGATCCGGCGAATCCCTGCTTGATGGTGTAAGTGCGGGTCTCCCGCCCGTCCCACCGCACGGCGCCGTTATCCGTTCCGAACCAGAGCGCTCCGCCCGGCTCGCGCAGGATGAGGTACACCGGCCGTTCGAGGCGCAGGCCGGGCCTGGTGAACAGCCGCAACCGCCCGTCTTTGACTTCATACAGCCCGGCCATCGTGCCGACTAAAAGCCGGTCGCCGTCATCCACCGCGGAAAAGACGTCATTCGCGTAAGAGCTGTCGGGGCTCAAGCACTGTGCCCAGCCGTCGCGCCCCAAGATATAAATCCCGCTGGAAGAGCTGGTGGCGAATACACGCCCGTCCAAAGTGATTCCGATTTTTCTCAGGTAAAGGGGCAACGAGGCCGCCCCCGGCATCGGAACGGAGCGGTCCCCCGAAAAAAGCCGAAGGCCCTCATTCGAGGTGACCAACAGCCGGCCGTTCCCCGCGTCCGCGACCGAGCTGACCTGGCCGACCAATCCCGCTTCCCGGCCGAACCAGCGGATCGATCCGTCGGGGGATATCCGGGCCAGGCCGCCGCCGGCGGCGGCCGCCCAGATCGTTCCGGCCGCGTCCACGAACAGGTCCAAGACGCGGGTTCCAGTGGGCTGGCCTTTGCTCTGCACAGGGAAGGGCCGAGGCCGAAAGCTCCGGCCGTCAAAAAAGGTCAAGCCCGAATTGTGGCCGAAGACAATTCGGCCGTCCTTCAACCGGGCCATAGCCGTCACTTCGTCTTCCAACAGGCCTTGGACTTTGCGGAAGTTGGCGAAGCGATGTCCGGAGATCTTGCTCAGTCCGCGCAGGCTTGCGACCCAGACGTTCATTTCCCGGTCCAACAGGATCGAAGTCGCCCCCTCGGCGATCAGCCCCGAATTCATATCCAGCAGGTCGACCTCCCGAGCCGCAGCCTGCAAGTGGTAAAGGGCATAGGGGTTCCCGAAAAAGACGCCGCCCGTGCCGTCGGGAGAGAGGACGATGTTGGGGTGGGTGTCGTCGACGTGGGTGACGAGTTTCTCGGCCATAAGCTCGAACTTGCCTCCGCTCAGCCGAGCCAGCCAGGTTTGTCCGGCCAGCCAGAGGCGACTCCCGGAAGCGGTTTTCTCTTCGAGGACGCCGAGAACTCCCTTCTGAAGGATCGGAAAGGATCTGTTCAGGGAGTCGTCGGCCGTCCCATTCCGAATGATGGTCACCCCGCGGTCGGTGGCGGCGAAGATCGTGTCGCCATCTGCGGCCATGCCGCAGACCCGGTCGGAGGCTAGGCCGTCGGACTTACGGATGCGTTTCCAAACGCCGTCGCGGAGGAGAAAGACTCCCGAATGAAGAGTCCCCAAGATCGCCGTTTCCCGATTCGGCGGCCCGGTGATGACGAGCCCGACCGGTTCAATCGCCTCCCCGGGCGCTGCCAATGCCGCTTGCCGCTCCCAGCGCCCGTCCCGGAAGCAAGCCAAGAGGGCGCGCGGGTTGTCTCCCCAAGCCCATAGAGAGCCGTTGGCATCGACGGCCAACTTGCTTACGGACACTGCCGGGAATCCCCCGGGGGCGGAATAGGTCGTCCAAGAGCGCCCGTCGTAGACCGAAATCCCGGCCCGGGTTGCGAACCAGATTCGGCCGTCCGGAGTCTGGGCCAGGTCGTGGATGGTGGAGCTGGCCAGGCCGTCGTTCTCCGTATAGGTCCGGACGAGATAGCTCTGGCTGTAAAGGGGAAGCCCGATGAAGGCAGAGAGCAGGAAAAGAGACGCGATCCGGGTAAAGCTTAGATTGCGCACGATCTAGAGCTATTCTATCAGAGAAGGGGGGGTTTTCAACCCGATAGACGAATACGGATCCGTTCAGTTTCCCGGCGCAGCTCTTCCTCGGCGAAGGGCTTGCCCAGAAAGACGGCTTCGGCGTCCAGGGCCCGGATGCGGGCGGCGATCTTCTCGTCCACGGTGGCGGTGAGGAAAATGATCGGGACGGCCCGCAAGGCCAGGATTTTTTCGGCGGCTTCGATCCCGGACATCGCGCCCCGCAGGGTGATGTCCATCAGGATCAGATCCGGCCGGCCGGCCGCCGCCAGCCGGATCGCCTCCTCCCCGGTCGCGGCGACGCCGCACGCATCCCAGCCCAGGGCTTCCAGCTGGTCCTGGATCTCCATGGCCACGATCGATTCGTCTTCGACAATGAGGGCCCGGGGCCGGAAGAGAAGGGGCTGGTTCATCAGACCACCCCCAGAAGCGATCCGAGATAGACCAGGCTCAAAATGCCCAAGACGGCCACCGTGCCCCACGAGACGACGTTATAGACCTTGCCGTTGACGTGCTTCCCCATCAGGCGCTTGTTGTTGATCAATAAGAGCATGAAGACCAGAATGACCGGCAGGACCACACCGTTGATGACTTGGGAGATATACATGACCGGGAAGAGAGGGATGCGGGGCAGGAGGACGATGCCCGCCCCGAGCAGGATGAGCATCGTGTAGAGGCCGTAGAACTGGGGCGCCTCCGAGAACTTTCGGTCCACCCCGTTCTCCCAGCCCATGGCTTCGCAGACGACGAAGGCCGTTGACAACGGCAGGATCGAGGCGGCGAAGAGCGAGGCGTTGAGCAGGCCGAAGGCGAACAGCGCGGCGCAATACCGTCCGGCCAGCGGCCGCAGGGCCTGGGCCGCGTCGGCCGCGGTCTCGACCCGGACGCCCGCTTTGAACAGGGTCGCGGCGCAGGTCAGGACGATGAACCCCGCCACCACGGTGACGACGACGCTGCCGACGATGACGTCCAGCCGGGACATCTTGTAGTCCTTGACGGCGATGTTCTTCTCCACGATCGAAGCCTGCAGGTAGAACTGCATCCAGGGCGCGATGGTGGTGCCGACCAGGCCGATAATCATGCCTAGACTGCCGGCCGACATCTCGAAGCGGGGCGTGATCAGGCTGCGGCCGACCACCGCCCAGTCCGGCTTGGCCAGGAAGCCCGCCACCAGGTAGGTGACGTAGAAGACGCAGGCGTAGAGAAAGATTTTTTCCACCGAGCGGTAGCTGCCCTTGACCACCAATAGCCAGACGATGACCGCGGCCAGCGGGACCGAGATGTATTTGGAGACGGAGAACAGCTCCAGGCTCGAGGCCACGCCGGCGAACTCGGCGATGACGTTGCCGAAATTGGTCAGGACCAGGGCGGCCAGAAGGTAGACCGTGATGCGGACGCCGAACCGTTCCCGGATCAGGTCGGACAGGCCCTTGCCGGTGATGACCCCCATCCGGGCGCTCATCTCCTGGACGATGATCAAGGCCAGCATGATCGGCAGGAGCGACCAGAGCAGGCCGTTGCCGAAATGGGCTCCGGCCATCGAGTAGGTGGCGATGCCGCCGGCGTCGTTGTCCGCGTTGGAGGTGATGATGCCCGGGCCGGCCACGGCCAGGAAAAGCAAAAGGCCGCGCAGCCGGAGCTTGAACGGGCGTCGGGGCATGGCCGGCTCCTTATTCCTCGATTTCTTCCTGCAGGATGTCTTTCAGGGTGATGAGCCCCTGCAGGATGCGCTCGCCGTCCACGACGGGCAGGGCCAGGAACTTGTACTTGCGAAAGAGCGACGTCACGTCGTCGACCTTCTCGTCGGGCTCGACGGTGATCAGGTGGGGATTCATCAGGGCGCCCAGGGCGGCGTCCTTATCGGCGACGAGCAGGTGGCGGAGCGTGCAGACCCCGATCAGTCGGCCGCCCGGATCGTTGACATAGATATAGGCCACCGATTCGAGCGGGCAAGTCAGCTTGCGGAATTCGCCGATGGCCTGCTCGACGGTCGTGCCGCGGCCGACGGCGAAAAAATCCTTGGTCATGATCGAGCCGGCCGTGCCTTCCTTGAAGCGGAGCAGATCCAGCACCGCCCGCCGCGAGGGGGCGTCCATGGTTCCGATCAGGCGGCGCTGCTTTTCCTCGGGCATGTCGGCTAACATGTCGGTCGCCTCGTCGGGAGCCATCTCCTCGAGGATGTCCGAGGCCCGCTCCGCGGGGGCGGTATCGATCAGCGAGGCCTGCAGCTTGGGGTCGTCGACTTCTTCCAGGGTCAGGGCCGCCGTCTGCAGGTCGAGGGACCGGAACAGCGACGAGCGGTTGACCGAGTCGAGCTCCTCGATGATGTCGGCCAGGTCGGACGGATGGAGCTCGTGGATCTTGCGGGCGGTGACGTTGAGCTTGAGGCTGCCCTTGACCGGATCGGCCAGCAGGGGCTGGATGAACTTCCAGGAGATCATGCGCTCTTCGATTTGATAGGCGAAGAGCCAGGCGGTGGCCCGGTCGATGCTTTTCAGCCAGCCCAAGCGGCGCAGCAGGCCGCGGGCTCCGAAATCGACATGGACGACCCGAAGGTCGCGCTTGACGATCAGGAGATGGACGTCGTTGACCCGCTCGATGCGGGCGCCCAAGGTGTCGACAACCTGCTTGTCCAGCAGATCGTCGCGCAGCAGGAGCTCGTCTCGGCCGACCTCAAGCGGGCGCAGGCGTCCGGCGGCTCCGGGCTTGAGGGTGATCGTCCGATCCGCGCAGTATTCGACGTCGCTCCAGTCCAGCTCGTACAATTGTTTTTTCCTCCGCCGCCGCAGGACCAGGGCCGCGGCCCGGGGAAAGGGATCGCCCAAGGCGATCTTGAGATCGGCCAGCCGGCCGATCGGACCTTCGGGCGAAGCCACCGTCCGCCCGATCAGCTCGGACAAAAAGACAAAGGTAGGGTCTGGGGGCAGGCCGGATTCCCGGACGATGTTCGCGGGGGCCACTTCAATTTCTCCCGTGCCTTCTTTTTCCCGGAGGCCTCTCCGGGGCCGACTGGACGGCAAGTGGTTCCCGCCGTCTTGGGTCATTTTGGCACAGGTCAAATAAGGACGCAATGATTTAGGCCACGATTTTTATTTTTTTAATAACGATTTTATCGTTCCGAAAAACTCTTTGACCGGAGCGAGGGGTGAAGGGGGCAAACGAGGGGTGAAGGGGGCAAATGATCTTCCCCCGAAATCCTAGACACTCAGATAAGAGTGGATTACATTCCAACGAGGAGGTCTAGGATGAGCGAAGGGAAGACACGACGGCGGTATGATCGAGCCTTTAAGGAAGGAGCGGTCCGGCTAGTGGTCGAGAACGGGCAGACGATCGCCGGCACGGCCCGCGACCTGGGGATCACCGACAACATGCTGACCCGGTGGAAGAAAGAGTACTTGGAGGACCAGGAACACGCCTTCCCGGGGCATGGCCGGATGAAGCCCGAGGAGGCAGAGCTCCACCATCTCAAACGCCGGGTAGCGGACCTGGAACAGGAACGGGAGATCTTAAAAAAAGCCTTGGCCATCTTCTCCAAACACCCCTGATGAAGTATCGATTCATGGCCGAAAACGGCTC containing:
- a CDS encoding triple tyrosine motif-containing protein encodes the protein MRNLSFTRIASLFLLSAFIGLPLYSQSYLVRTYTENDGLASSTIHDLAQTPDGRIWFATRAGISVYDGRSWTTYSAPGGFPAVSVSKLAVDANGSLWAWGDNPRALLACFRDGRWERQAALAAPGEAIEPVGLVITGPPNRETAILGTLHSGVFLLRDGVWKRIRKSDGLASDRVCGMAADGDTIFAATDRGVTIIRNGTADDSLNRSFPILQKGVLGVLEEKTASGSRLWLAGQTWLARLSGGKFELMAEKLVTHVDDTHPNIVLSPDGTGGVFFGNPYALYHLQAAAREVDLLDMNSGLIAEGATSILLDREMNVWVASLRGLSKISGHRFANFRKVQGLLEDEVTAMARLKDGRIVFGHNSGLTFFDGRSFRPRPFPVQSKGQPTGTRVLDLFVDAAGTIWAAAAGGGLARISPDGSIRWFGREAGLVGQVSSVADAGNGRLLVTSNEGLRLFSGDRSVPMPGAASLPLYLRKIGITLDGRVFATSSSSGIYILGRDGWAQCLSPDSSYANDVFSAVDDGDRLLVGTMAGLYEVKDGRLRLFTRPGLRLERPVYLILREPGGALWFGTDNGAVRWDGRETRTYTIKQGFAGSEVNRSAGLVDGSGRVWIGTNTGVSRYHAEFDFPAGRIPPPLVSIHGIKAGGVWLPADRPLRLSPRRNNLEFEFQAITFVDENAVRYRYLLDGFDARWSDPRPAGEGLIRYTNLPPGHYVFRLRAENALGGWSDPIASPEIDIAAPLARHWWFYLLVGAVFLLLGYAAFQLVTEKRTARNLERQVRDRTAQIRTALEEKNVLLREIHHRVKNNLQIVSSLLSMQARKVKDPESLALFRESMDRIRAMALIHENLYRSESAAAIGAADYIRRLARDLMAAYALRAGNIGLELDVADVPMSPDIAFPCGLIINELVSNSLKHAFPEGRPGTIRIGLREDRGEYILTVADDGVGLPPGVDAEAGGSLGLRLVRKLAGQLGGALAIESGAGAEFIVRFPAGAPLEGEPLAGSP
- a CDS encoding response regulator; translated protein: MNQPLLFRPRALIVEDESIVAMEIQDQLEALGWDACGVAATGEEAIRLAAAGRPDLILMDITLRGAMSGIEAAEKILALRAVPIIFLTATVDEKIAARIRALDAEAVFLGKPFAEEELRRETERIRIRLSG
- a CDS encoding Nramp family divalent metal transporter, producing the protein MPRRPFKLRLRGLLLFLAVAGPGIITSNADNDAGGIATYSMAGAHFGNGLLWSLLPIMLALIIVQEMSARMGVITGKGLSDLIRERFGVRITVYLLAALVLTNFGNVIAEFAGVASSLELFSVSKYISVPLAAVIVWLLVVKGSYRSVEKIFLYACVFYVTYLVAGFLAKPDWAVVGRSLITPRFEMSAGSLGMIIGLVGTTIAPWMQFYLQASIVEKNIAVKDYKMSRLDVIVGSVVVTVVAGFIVLTCAATLFKAGVRVETAADAAQALRPLAGRYCAALFAFGLLNASLFAASILPLSTAFVVCEAMGWENGVDRKFSEAPQFYGLYTMLILLGAGIVLLPRIPLFPVMYISQVINGVVLPVILVFMLLLINNKRLMGKHVNGKVYNVVSWGTVAVLGILSLVYLGSLLGVV
- a CDS encoding CBS domain-containing protein, with amino-acid sequence MAPANIVRESGLPPDPTFVFLSELIGRTVASPEGPIGRLADLKIALGDPFPRAAALVLRRRRKKQLYELDWSDVEYCADRTITLKPGAAGRLRPLEVGRDELLLRDDLLDKQVVDTLGARIERVNDVHLLIVKRDLRVVHVDFGARGLLRRLGWLKSIDRATAWLFAYQIEERMISWKFIQPLLADPVKGSLKLNVTARKIHELHPSDLADIIEELDSVNRSSLFRSLDLQTAALTLEEVDDPKLQASLIDTAPAERASDILEEMAPDEATDMLADMPEEKQRRLIGTMDAPSRRAVLDLLRFKEGTAGSIMTKDFFAVGRGTTVEQAIGEFRKLTCPLESVAYIYVNDPGGRLIGVCTLRHLLVADKDAALGALMNPHLITVEPDEKVDDVTSLFRKYKFLALPVVDGERILQGLITLKDILQEEIEE
- a CDS encoding transposase, which codes for MSEGKTRRRYDRAFKEGAVRLVVENGQTIAGTARDLGITDNMLTRWKKEYLEDQEHAFPGHGRMKPEEAELHHLKRRVADLEQEREILKKALAIFSKHP